The following proteins are co-located in the Wenzhouxiangella marina genome:
- the nth gene encoding endonuclease III: MNAAQREEFFRRLAEINPKPVTELNYSSPFELLVAVTLSAQSTDVGVNKATDRLFKVANTPEAILALGEEGLKQHIRTLGLFNSKAKNIIAACQMLIEKHGGQVPETRAELEALPGVGRKTANVVLNTAFGQATMAVDTHIFRVSNRTGLAPGKTPLAVERALLKRVPEAYLLDAHHWLILHGRYTCRARNPKCAECPVVDLCRWRQKKKYLAQAEPPSP; this comes from the coding sequence ATGAATGCCGCTCAACGCGAAGAATTCTTCCGCCGCCTGGCCGAGATCAACCCGAAGCCGGTCACGGAACTGAACTACTCCAGCCCCTTCGAGTTGCTGGTGGCCGTCACCCTGTCCGCCCAATCGACCGATGTGGGCGTGAACAAGGCCACGGACCGCCTGTTCAAGGTGGCCAATACGCCCGAAGCGATCCTGGCCCTGGGCGAGGAGGGGCTGAAGCAGCATATCCGCACCCTCGGCCTGTTCAACAGCAAGGCGAAGAACATCATCGCCGCCTGCCAGATGCTGATCGAGAAGCATGGTGGCCAGGTCCCGGAAACCCGCGCGGAGCTCGAGGCGCTGCCCGGGGTGGGCCGCAAGACCGCCAACGTGGTCCTCAACACCGCCTTTGGCCAGGCCACCATGGCCGTCGATACGCACATCTTCCGGGTCAGCAACCGGACCGGCCTGGCGCCGGGCAAGACCCCGCTGGCGGTTGAAAGGGCCCTGCTCAAGCGCGTCCCCGAGGCCTATCTACTCGATGCGCATCACTGGCTGATCCTGCACGGTCGCTACACCTGTCGCGCCCGCAACCCGAAGTGCGCCGAATGCCCGGTCGTCGACCTGTGCCGCTGGCGGCAGAAGAAGAAATACCTGGCCCAGGCCGAGCCCCCATCGCCCTGA
- a CDS encoding electron transport complex subunit E, whose product MTARDIWLDGLWRNNPGLVQLLGLCPLLAVTNTTINGLGLGLATLLVLTASNLIVSTIRGFLAPEIRIPAFVLIIASLVTAIDLILQAWFSALSQSLGIFVALIVTNCTLLARAEAFASRQPVGRALVDGLAQGIGFALVLIVLGALRELLGQGTLMADAELLLGPWAEGLSVQLLPGEWGLLLAILPPGAFIGLGLMVAVRQRLIRSTSTAAQASSPTPAITAAEP is encoded by the coding sequence ATGACGGCCCGCGACATCTGGCTCGACGGCCTGTGGCGCAACAACCCGGGGCTGGTGCAGCTGCTCGGGCTCTGCCCGCTGCTGGCGGTCACCAACACGACCATCAACGGACTCGGCCTGGGACTGGCCACCCTGCTGGTGCTCACGGCCTCCAATCTGATCGTCTCGACGATTCGAGGCTTTCTCGCCCCCGAAATCCGGATTCCGGCCTTCGTTCTGATCATCGCCAGCCTGGTCACGGCCATCGATCTGATCCTGCAGGCCTGGTTCAGCGCGCTCAGCCAGAGTCTGGGCATCTTCGTCGCCCTGATCGTCACCAACTGCACCCTGCTGGCACGCGCCGAAGCCTTCGCCTCGAGACAGCCCGTCGGTCGCGCCCTGGTCGACGGCCTCGCCCAGGGCATCGGTTTCGCACTGGTGCTGATCGTCCTAGGGGCGCTACGCGAGTTGCTTGGCCAGGGCACCCTGATGGCCGACGCGGAGCTGCTGCTCGGCCCCTGGGCGGAAGGACTGAGCGTGCAGCTGCTGCCCGGCGAGTGGGGCTTGCTGCTGGCCATTCTTCCGCCCGGCGCGTTCATCGGCCTGGGTCTGATGGTGGCCGTACGCCAGCGTCTGATTCGATCGACATCCACGGCCGCCCAGGCCTCATCACCCACACCCGCCATTACCGCCGCTGAACCATGA
- a CDS encoding RnfABCDGE type electron transport complex subunit G: MSEPAFPWRPALALALLAIAAAVLLAGLNRVTEAPIREAREQRALRVLNQVLAPSRYDNDLARDRVDIAVGALDPSARVHRAYLQGEPSAAVIDMSTPRGYSGDIRLLIAITPEAEVISVRVVEHRETPGLGDRVEARRSDWIDQFAGRSIDQPPREAWASDQRGGAFDTLTSATITSTAVIDAVATSLEAYRHARERIWAAEGEAPSANR, from the coding sequence ATGAGCGAGCCCGCCTTCCCCTGGCGCCCGGCCCTGGCCCTGGCCCTGCTGGCCATCGCGGCGGCGGTCCTGCTCGCGGGACTGAACCGCGTCACCGAAGCGCCGATCCGCGAGGCCCGGGAGCAACGGGCTTTGCGCGTCCTGAACCAGGTTCTCGCGCCGTCGCGCTACGACAACGACCTGGCCAGGGACCGGGTCGACATCGCGGTCGGGGCGCTGGATCCTTCAGCGCGCGTCCATCGAGCGTATCTGCAGGGCGAGCCCAGCGCCGCGGTCATCGACATGAGCACACCACGAGGCTACAGCGGCGACATCCGTCTGCTCATCGCCATCACGCCGGAGGCCGAGGTGATCAGCGTGCGCGTGGTCGAGCACCGGGAAACACCGGGACTGGGCGACCGCGTCGAGGCCCGCAGGAGCGATTGGATCGATCAGTTCGCAGGCCGTTCGATCGATCAGCCCCCGAGGGAGGCCTGGGCCAGCGATCAGCGCGGCGGCGCCTTCGACACCCTCACCAGCGCGACCATCACGAGCACCGCCGTGATCGATGCCGTGGCGACCAGCCTCGAAGCCTACCGCCACGCCCGCGAGCGCATCTGGGCCGCCGAAGGCGAGGCGCCATCGGCCAATCGATGA
- a CDS encoding RnfABCDGE type electron transport complex subunit D has translation MTEGRHFEAAGAPHLPPSTTVAGVMRQVLLALVPGILAHAWYFGPGIFVQILLCCGFGLAFEAVLLRLRQRPLALFLSDWSAVVTGVLLALCLPPLAPWWVAATGMLFAIVLAKQLYGGLGFNLFNPAMVGFAAVIIAFPIEMSHWLTPRSLANEVPGLLDSLRAIFLGQPPVAAGWDAVTQATPLDALRTGVQEGLRIPEIRDSAIFGDFGGLGWEWIANWYAVGGLWLLYRRIISWHVPVAVLATVILVATPVWLFGPDTNPSPLQHVFSGALVLCAFFIATDPVSGPASLRGKLVFGAGIALLTLAIRRFGAFPDGVAFAVLLMNMLVPLIDRYTRPRAYGHPK, from the coding sequence GTGACCGAAGGCCGCCACTTCGAGGCGGCCGGCGCGCCGCATCTGCCGCCATCGACCACCGTCGCCGGGGTGATGCGCCAGGTGCTGCTGGCCCTGGTGCCCGGCATCCTGGCCCATGCCTGGTACTTCGGCCCGGGCATTTTCGTTCAGATCCTGCTCTGCTGCGGATTCGGACTGGCCTTCGAGGCCGTCCTGCTGCGCCTCCGCCAGCGGCCGCTGGCCCTGTTCCTGAGCGACTGGAGTGCCGTGGTCACCGGCGTGCTGCTGGCGCTCTGCCTGCCGCCACTCGCGCCCTGGTGGGTGGCCGCGACGGGCATGCTGTTTGCCATCGTGCTGGCCAAGCAGCTCTATGGCGGCCTGGGTTTCAACCTGTTCAATCCAGCGATGGTCGGTTTCGCGGCCGTGATCATCGCCTTCCCGATCGAGATGAGCCACTGGCTCACCCCGCGCAGTCTGGCCAACGAGGTGCCCGGACTGCTCGATAGCCTGCGCGCCATTTTCCTGGGCCAGCCCCCCGTGGCCGCCGGTTGGGATGCGGTCACCCAGGCCACGCCCCTGGATGCATTGCGCACCGGAGTCCAGGAGGGCCTGCGGATCCCCGAGATTCGCGACTCGGCCATCTTCGGCGACTTCGGCGGTCTGGGCTGGGAGTGGATCGCCAACTGGTACGCGGTCGGGGGCCTGTGGCTTCTCTATCGACGCATCATTTCCTGGCACGTCCCCGTGGCGGTGCTCGCCACGGTCATCCTCGTCGCGACCCCGGTCTGGCTGTTCGGCCCGGACACCAATCCCTCACCACTGCAGCACGTCTTCTCCGGCGCCCTGGTGCTGTGCGCCTTCTTCATCGCCACCGATCCGGTCTCCGGCCCGGCCAGCCTGCGCGGCAAGCTCGTCTTCGGTGCCGGCATCGCCCTGCTCACCCTGGCGATCCGGCGCTTCGGTGCCTTTCCCGATGGTGTGGCCTTTGCCGTGTTGTTGATGAACATGCTGGTTCCACTGATCGATCGCTACACGCGACCGCGCGCCTACGGACATCCGAAATGA
- a CDS encoding PH domain-containing protein: protein MRKTKILMEAEILPGVVRYHLWGVAILSICMIFAIPLLPITLPLAAWAMRRYYDRLEVVLTRRDLLVRRGIFNREEKTIPLEKITDLALYQGPLMRLFDIKGMRVETAGQSSTGALVSVVGIRDVDAFRDAVLEQRDRISDDDEAPARPSTAAAAELGSDTRDILISIRDSLQRIEAGLTKDKGPTG, encoded by the coding sequence ATGCGAAAGACCAAGATCCTGATGGAAGCCGAAATCCTCCCCGGCGTGGTGCGCTACCACCTCTGGGGCGTGGCGATTCTGTCCATCTGCATGATTTTCGCCATTCCCCTGCTGCCCATCACCCTGCCCCTGGCCGCCTGGGCGATGCGCCGATACTACGACCGCCTGGAAGTCGTGCTGACCCGTCGCGATCTGCTCGTGCGTCGCGGCATCTTCAATCGCGAGGAGAAGACGATCCCGCTGGAGAAGATCACCGATCTGGCCCTGTACCAGGGTCCTCTGATGCGCCTGTTCGACATCAAGGGCATGCGCGTGGAAACCGCTGGCCAGTCCTCGACCGGCGCCCTGGTCAGCGTCGTCGGCATCCGCGACGTCGACGCCTTTCGCGATGCCGTGCTCGAACAACGCGATCGAATCAGCGACGACGATGAGGCCCCGGCCAGGCCGAGCACGGCGGCCGCGGCCGAACTGGGCAGCGACACGCGCGACATCCTGATCAGCATTCGCGACAGCCTGCAGCGCATCGAAGCGGGCCTGACGAAGGACAAGGGACCGACCGGGTGA
- the rsxC gene encoding electron transport complex subunit RsxC translates to MSDSILDAPLHAFPGGLRLDHHKTAACESPPARAPLPERLYLPLVDRRGQPVEACVREGDRVARGEVLIQASSDFELTTHAPTSGRIGPVEFRPAVWPPGHELPCLSLIADGEDRAAEPRPLDDWQSLDRDRLVDQLRDAGLAGLGGAAFPTAAKLRGDWDSLDTLILNGAECEPWIACDEALMRSRAEAIVLGGQILARACGARELILAIEDPLRETESRLHRAMAGVEAGLPMRLVKVPSLYPEGGERQLIQVLTGREVPFDGLPQDLGVLVHNVATAAAAHDAVVLGLPLTERIVTVTGPGIASPCNLIARIGTPIAHLLETAGGLSDDCTRLILGGPMSGTALVSDRIPVTKGTNCLLALTEAELQPRRPVMPCINCGECVRVCPARLLPQQLYRLIEGERLEAAAELDLFDCIECGCCAQVCPSQIPLVDWYRHGKAERRIQLLDQRRAALARRRHEAREKRLAIEEAEREARRERRRQKLAQGDQARNEIQAAIERARARKRGAD, encoded by the coding sequence ATGAGCGACTCGATCCTCGACGCGCCGCTGCATGCCTTTCCCGGCGGGCTCCGTCTGGACCACCACAAGACGGCCGCCTGTGAATCACCACCGGCAAGAGCACCCTTGCCCGAGCGCCTGTACCTGCCCCTGGTCGACCGACGGGGTCAGCCCGTCGAGGCCTGCGTCAGGGAAGGGGATCGAGTCGCTCGCGGCGAGGTCCTGATCCAGGCGAGCAGCGATTTCGAGCTGACCACCCATGCCCCGACCTCGGGACGGATCGGGCCGGTCGAGTTCAGGCCGGCTGTCTGGCCACCCGGCCATGAACTACCCTGCCTGAGCCTGATCGCCGACGGCGAAGATCGCGCCGCCGAGCCTCGCCCCCTCGATGACTGGCAAAGCCTCGATCGGGATCGCCTGGTGGACCAGCTGCGCGACGCGGGTCTGGCCGGGCTGGGTGGGGCGGCCTTCCCGACGGCGGCCAAGCTGCGCGGCGACTGGGACTCGCTCGACACCCTGATCCTCAATGGCGCCGAATGCGAGCCCTGGATCGCCTGCGACGAAGCCCTGATGAGAAGCCGCGCCGAGGCCATCGTGCTGGGCGGGCAGATTCTCGCTCGCGCCTGCGGTGCCAGGGAACTGATCCTGGCCATCGAGGACCCGCTGAGAGAGACCGAATCGCGGCTGCACCGGGCGATGGCGGGGGTCGAGGCCGGTCTGCCCATGCGCCTGGTCAAAGTGCCCAGCCTCTACCCCGAGGGCGGCGAACGCCAGCTGATCCAGGTTCTGACCGGCCGCGAAGTCCCCTTCGATGGCCTGCCCCAGGACCTGGGCGTGCTGGTGCACAACGTGGCCACGGCGGCGGCTGCACACGATGCCGTGGTACTCGGGCTGCCCTTGACCGAACGCATCGTCACGGTGACCGGTCCCGGCATCGCGAGCCCCTGCAATCTGATCGCCCGGATCGGCACGCCGATCGCTCACCTGCTCGAGACGGCCGGCGGCCTGAGCGACGATTGCACGCGGCTGATCCTGGGCGGGCCCATGTCCGGCACGGCGCTGGTGTCGGACCGGATCCCGGTCACGAAAGGCACGAACTGCCTGCTCGCCCTGACCGAGGCCGAGCTTCAGCCACGCCGGCCCGTCATGCCCTGCATCAACTGCGGCGAATGCGTCCGCGTCTGCCCGGCGCGCCTGCTGCCCCAGCAGCTCTACCGCCTGATCGAGGGCGAGCGCCTGGAAGCCGCCGCCGAACTCGATCTGTTCGACTGCATCGAATGCGGCTGCTGTGCCCAGGTCTGCCCGAGCCAGATTCCCCTGGTCGACTGGTATCGTCACGGCAAGGCCGAACGACGCATCCAGCTCCTCGACCAGCGCCGCGCGGCCCTGGCGCGCCGCCGGCACGAAGCGCGCGAGAAGCGCCTGGCCATCGAGGAAGCCGAACGCGAAGCACGACGCGAGCGCCGGCGCCAGAAGCTTGCCCAGGGCGATCAGGCCAGGAATGAAATCCAGGCCGCCATCGAACGGGCCCGAGCCCGCAAGCGCGGCGCCGACTGA
- the rsxB gene encoding electron transport complex subunit RsxB, translating into MLSPLLTLTALVTLVGVLLLWLGRRLRPDEGDLVEEINRILPQTQCAQCGYPGCRPYAQAIADGEAEINQCPPGGEAGIQALAELLQVDPKPLDESRGEHKAPVIARIDEDRCIGCTLCIQACPVDAIFGAARQMHTVIEAECTGCELCLPPCPVDCIDLLPKSQAYRPPRPGADRRIPMSLA; encoded by the coding sequence ATGCTGTCCCCGCTGCTGACCCTGACTGCCCTGGTGACCCTGGTGGGTGTCCTGCTGCTCTGGCTGGGCCGTCGGCTGCGGCCGGATGAAGGGGACCTGGTCGAGGAGATCAACCGGATCCTGCCGCAGACCCAGTGCGCCCAATGCGGCTACCCGGGCTGCCGCCCCTACGCCCAGGCGATCGCCGACGGCGAGGCCGAGATCAACCAGTGCCCGCCCGGTGGCGAAGCCGGCATCCAGGCCCTGGCCGAACTGCTCCAGGTCGACCCCAAGCCCCTCGACGAGAGCCGCGGAGAACACAAGGCGCCGGTGATCGCTCGCATCGACGAAGACCGCTGCATCGGTTGCACGCTCTGCATCCAGGCCTGCCCCGTGGACGCGATCTTCGGTGCGGCTCGCCAGATGCACACGGTGATCGAGGCCGAGTGCACCGGCTGCGAACTCTGCCTGCCACCCTGCCCCGTCGATTGCATCGACCTGCTGCCGAAATCCCAGGCCTACCGTCCGCCCCGCCCGGGCGCTGATCGACGCATTCCCATGAGCCTGGCATGA